Genomic DNA from Syntrophobacterales bacterium:
GTGGCAGATGGTCCAACCGACTTCGGTTAACAGAGAGACGAAAGAAGTAACGCCCGGCAAGCTTGAGATTGCCGAGATACCGGTGCCCGAGTTGAAAGAAGGCGAAGTGCTGGTACAGGTGGCGGGTTGCGGCGTATGCCACACCGACCTTGGTTACTTTTTTGACGGTGTCCCGACTGTAAGTAAGCCACCCTTGGCCTTGGGTCATGAGATCGCCGGGACGGTCGTAGCAGGCGATGCCGCATGGATCGGGAAAGAGGTAATTATCCCTGCAGTTATGCCTTGCAGAAAGTGTATTCTCTGCAAAACAGGCAGAGGAAACAGATGCCTTGCCCAGAAAATGCCTGGAAACAGCATAGGCGTGTATGGCGGTTTCGCGAGCCACATCCCGGTACCCACGATTGACCTTTGTGAAGTCAAGAACAGAGGCGGCTATGCCCTTGAGCAGCTTGCCGTTGTAGCGGATGCGGTTACCACCCCGTACCAGGCATGCAAAAGAGCAGATCTCCAGCCCGGAGACAACGTAATTATCATCGGCGCAACTGGCGGAGTCGGCGTGTATATGGCCCAGACCGCCAAAGCTCTCGGCGCGAAGAACGTGATCGGTATCGCCCGTAACCCTGAAAAGCTGAAAAGAGCTCTCGGATTCGGCTGCGATGCAGTAATCAGTACCTTAGATAAGACGAATAAGGACATTGTCGGCGAGTGGAGAAACTTCTGCAAAACGACCGGCGCCGTAAATACGGGCTGGAAGATATTTGAAGTAACAGGCTCGAAAGCCGGTCAGGACTTGGCTCTCGACCTTCTCTCCTTCGTAGGTAAGCTCATCCTCGTCGGCTTTGGAATGGCGAAGAGCGAGTATATGTTCTCCAAGCTGATGGCTTTTGACGCTGAAGTTATCGGAACTTGGGGTTGTCTGCCGGAGTATTATCCGATCGTCCTTGACATGGTACTGAGCAAGAAGATACAGATCGACCCGTTTGTCGAGGTCAGAAAGATGAGCACGATCGCAGCAACATTTGCAGAGATTCATAAGGCGGGATCCCCTGAGAAGAGGGTAGTCCTTACGCCTGATTTCTAGTAACATTTATCAAATTTAAAGGAGGAAAATTATGTTAGATTGGATGCCAAGAGAAGAATCAATGAAAGACCACAGCAGACATGGCACGAACCACTGGGGAACGGAAGCCCCGTGTACCGTGTATGAGAAGAAGCCCCTTCTGGATGCAAAGGGCAACGTAGTTCCCGGTCTTTACGTAGCATGGATCAGACTCAACAACCCGAACCAGTACAACTCCTATACCACCGAGATGGTGAAGGGCGTCATCGCCGGTTTCGAGAATTCCTCCACAGACCGCTCGGTTGTTTCCGTAGTCTTCACTGGCACGGGTCCGAATGCGTTCTGCACCGGCGGCAACACGAAAGAATATTCAGAGTACTACAGCATGCGTCCTGAAGAGTACGGCTCATACATGGAACTCTTCAACAATATGGTAGACAGCATATTAATGTGCAAGAAACCGGTAATCTGTCGCGTAAACGGCATGAGAGTTGCCGGCGGCCAGGAAATCGGCCTTGCCTGTGACATCGCTGTATCCTCCGACCTC
This window encodes:
- the had gene encoding 6-hydroxycyclohex-1-ene-1-carbonyl-CoA dehydrogenase; the encoded protein is MADVPKTIKQWQMVQPTSVNRETKEVTPGKLEIAEIPVPELKEGEVLVQVAGCGVCHTDLGYFFDGVPTVSKPPLALGHEIAGTVVAGDAAWIGKEVIIPAVMPCRKCILCKTGRGNRCLAQKMPGNSIGVYGGFASHIPVPTIDLCEVKNRGGYALEQLAVVADAVTTPYQACKRADLQPGDNVIIIGATGGVGVYMAQTAKALGAKNVIGIARNPEKLKRALGFGCDAVISTLDKTNKDIVGEWRNFCKTTGAVNTGWKIFEVTGSKAGQDLALDLLSFVGKLILVGFGMAKSEYMFSKLMAFDAEVIGTWGCLPEYYPIVLDMVLSKKIQIDPFVEVRKMSTIAATFAEIHKAGSPEKRVVLTPDF